The DNA sequence ACATGCTGCTCCCCTTCGAGTCAGTTCCCAGCTTTTCGCCCGCTTCCGTATAGCAATCCACAAACTCTTGTCTAAAAGCCCTTAGACAGTCACGTGCTTGAGCTGAAGGTTTGGTGTCAGTTACACTGATTTTCCCAACCTGCTCGGACAACAAATGCTTGTAATAAGCTATGCATGATTTACCCGTTGCAAATAGCGATCATTACTCTGATCATTCTTGATACCGGTACTCAATAATAATAATATATGCGGAAGGCTATTCACGATTCATCCGCTCAAGTATGGAGTCGAAGGAGAACAGCAATAAATAATTAATCAGCTGAATGGCTAATGGAAACATAAAAGCAAAAACAATCAACCGATTAATCAGTCAACAATGACCAAAACGAATCTCACTTGCTGCTATCGGTCTTCTCTTCATCCTCTTTTACCGGCAATGGCAAGTAGGCATGATGACGCTTGATCGCACCCGGCACCTTCCAATCGAAGCGTACGGAGAGCACACGCAGAATGACGACAAAGGCGACGATGGCGATATCGAAGGTCACTTCGAGACTGAACGGAATATGCCCGCCTTGGTAGGCGCGAGTGACGAACACCGTGAGCACGCTGCCGATCAGCGCCGGTACGGCATACCAATGGCTATCGCGGATAACCGACGGCACATCGTTAATCAGGATATCCCGAATGATGCCTCCTCCGATAGCGGTAATCAATCCCATAAACACGGCGGTCATGCCAGAGGTGTGATACATCAGGGCCTTTTGCGTGCCGTTGACCGTATAGAGACCAAGCGCAAGAGCGTCAAGGGCAACCATAATCCACTTGAGTCTGTCGACTTCCGGGTAGATGACAGCAACCGTAAGGCTGGCGAACAGCGTGGTGATGACAAGCCCTTTGTCGGAAACGCCGACGGGAGGAAAAATGCCAAGTAGCACGTCACGGATGATACCGCCTCCGAGGCCGGTCAGCCAGACGGTCATCAGGATGGCGATGAAATCGTACTTTTTCTTTACGGCGCAAAGCCCGCCCAACAGGCCGCAACAGAAGGTCGCGATGTATTCGATGGCCCAGAAAAAGACGTTACTTTCCAGCGCCAATTGCATATCGCACATCCTTCATGAATTCGTATGGATAATTGAAGACTATACCAAGTAAGCGCCAAAACATTGCCAGAGAATATTCCGCTTTTTGCAATACACCAAATTCGTGCGGCACAGAGAGTGATACATCGCCGATTACGCCAACAATTACGGATTACACACAACCCATGAAACGACGTAGAGTCAATCCCTTCCGGCAATCCCCGATAGGGACTCAAAGCGATTCAAATAAAAACATAAAAACGACCTGCAACATCTCCCAGGCATAAGGAAACGCGGCAGGTCGTTTTATCAAGAAAACCGAAAAGATTGGCCGGCGTTAAAACGCTCAGCAGACCTTCCACATCCAGTCGTGCGGGTCTTCGATCTCGCCCATCTGGATGCCGAGCAGCTCGTCGCGCAGCTTCAGCGTGAGGCCTCCGGACTTGCCGCCGTTGACCTGAACATCGAACTTCTCGGACTTGAAACGGCCGATGGGCGTGATGATCGCCGCGGTGCCGCAAGCAAAGACCTCGGTGACCTCGCCAGACTTGATGTCTTCGAGCAGATCGTCGAGCTTGATCATGGTCTCAACGACGTCGTGGCCGTGGTCCTGCGCGAGCTGAATCAGCGAACGGCGGGTGACGCCGGGCAGAATGTTGCCGGTAAGCGACGGGGTCTCCAAGTGGCCGTCCTTGTGAACGGTGAACATGTTCATGCCGCCGAGTTCCTCAAGGTAGGTCTTGGTGGCCGCGTCAACGAAGCAGACCTGCTCGCAGCCGTGATCGGCACCGCGGTATTCGCCCAGAAGCGAAGCCGCATAGTTGCCGCCGCACTTGGCGAAGCCGGTGCCGCCGGGGCCGGTGCGGAACCACTTGTCTTCCACCCAGATGCTCACCGGCTTGACACCGCCCGGGAAGTACGGGCCGGAAGGCGAAGCGATGACGCAGTAGTCGACAGTCTGCGGTGCGCGCACGCCGAGGAACGCCTCGGAGGCGAACATGAAGGGACGCATGTACAGCGTGTATTCGCGGCGTGTCGGCACCCAATTGACATCACGCTTGACCAGCGCGGCGACGGAGCCGAGGAAGTCGTCCTTGGAAAGTTCAGGCAGGTAAAGGCGCTTGGCGGAATTGGCGAAACGCTCGGCGTTCGCGTCCGGGCGGAACAGCCAGGTGCTGCCGTCGGCGTGGCGATAGGCCTTGAGACCTTCGAAGCATTCCTGTGCATAATGCAGGACTGAGGCACCAGGGCTCATGGCAAGCGGCCCGAAAGGCTCGACTTGACGATCGCCCCAGCCGCTGCTTTTGTGCCAGACCATGTGGGTCATGTTGTCGCTGAAGAGCTGGCCGAACGCCGGCTTGTCGATGAGCTTCGCGCGCTCAGCGTCAGAGGCGGGATTAGGGTTGTCGAGAACCGTGAACGGCTCGGCCAATTTCGACAACGCTGCTGGATCATGATGGGATTGTTCAGTCATTTGCACTTCTTCTTTACTTCAGCCGCTCTGGCGGCCGGAATTGTGGTTTACCATACGCTTGTGGCGCTGGGTTATGCTGCTACTTTCGCACATAACCGCACAGGCATGGTGGAATCGTTCACAATATGAAAAGACAACGAACCCAAGCAGACGCTTACGCAGAAACCAAACACAAAGAAAATGCCCCGCACCTCCATTCATATTTTATCTGGAGGGTACGGGGCAACATCAGAACTACCATGTCAACGGCAATGTCTGCGATGTCTCAGAGACGACATCACTTCTTGCTGTCGGCATCTGCGTCAGCGTCATCGGCAGCAGGAGCAGCGGCATCGCCTTCGGCAGCAGGAGCACCTTCCTCGCCCTCGGCACCGGCTGCGGCAGCGGCGGCATCTTCGGCGGAGACGGCGGTGGTGGCCGTGGCATCCTCAGGAATCTCGACGGTGACGACGGACTCATCAGGATCGGTGTTGACGAACTCGACGCCCTTGGGCAGGTCGAGATCCTTGGCGAAGACCTTCTCACCGTCCTGCAGGCCATCGACGTTGACATCGATACGCTCGGGCAGTGCGTCGACGCTGGCACGTACACGCAGCTGCTGGATGTCGACGAACGCGACAGCCGCGCCCTTCGGGGTGCCCACAGCGAAGACCGGGACGTCGACCTCGATCTTCTCGCCGGCCTTGACCTCGTAAAAGTCGATGTGCTCGACAATGCGCTTGACAGGGTTGCGCTGAACGTCCTTGACGACGGCCATCTTGGAATCCTTGCCATACTTGATGGTGAACAGTGCGTTCGTGCGACGCAGGGCCAGCGTGGTCTCGCGCATCGGAAGCTTGACGAAAACGGGATCGTTGCCGCCGGCGTAAATGGTGGCGGGAATCTCCTGGGCCACACGCATACGGCGGGCTGCGCCCTTGCCGAACTCCTTGCGAACTTCGCCTTCAATGGAAATGGTGTTTGCCATTATAATCTCCTTGAATTTATTTATATTGTGTACTGCATTGTCTCGGTGCACCGACGCGCCGAAATCGCAGCCCCAAAGAGACCTTCAACATTCAGCCCAGTCGATAACGGGAATCTCTTCCCCTCGCCAAAGCGCAGCAGATATAAAATCTGCCGAAACAACATTCTTATTATAGCGGGAAAGCGGACATCTTGCGAACGCGGTGAATTTGTGAGCCTGCCCTTTTATAATTTGACATTATCCGAAATTGCTACGATTGGAGTCCTTGATGGTTCAGCATTCCCAGACAAGAACCTTGGCCGCCGGCTTGCTTTGCAGTGGTTTCGCGATAGCCGGAACGATGTACGCCGCAGCGGACTACCTGTTCCGTTTTGCGCTTGAGCCGGGTTCGAACCATTCCCTGTTCAAAAGCAACCGTCCGGATACCACCCTCGCCGCTCGCCAGCCCCATCACGATGCGAAGGAGGAGACGGAAGCCGCACAATGGTTCGAAAACGCCAAACGTGGAGTGAACATGACCTCCGGCGACGGAACGCGTCTACACGCCTGGATGCTCGACCCGGACTGCGTCAATCCCCCGCAACACTTGTACGCCATCTGCTGCCACGGGTTTTCAGGAGTTCCCAAGGAAATGGCGAAATACGCACATCGCTTTGCAAATCTTGGCTTCACCGTTCTTACCCCGGCCAGCCGCTGCCATGAGTTGAGCGGCGGAAAATACATCGGCATGGGCGCATTGGAACATCTTGATCTGCTCTGCTGGATCAAGAGCATCGTACAAAACGATCCGCAGGCGCAGATCTTGCTGGACGGCAATTCGATGGGAGCAGCGACGGTGATGCTTGCTGCCGGCGACCCACACCTGCCGAAAAACGTGAAGGCCGCCATAGCCGATTGCGGCTACACCGGCCTTAAAGACCAATTCCTTTACAGCGCCCGACATCTTTATCACGCCCCGGCGTTTTTGGCCCGTCCGGTGATCGGCATCATGAGTTCCATCGCCCGCCGACGCGCCGGCTACGATTTCAGCGAGGTCTCATGCGTCGACGCTTTGCACCGCGCGACGATTCCTATGTTGTTCATCCATGGATCCGCCGACGATTTTGTCAATCCCGCCAGCCTCGACCGCAATTTTCAGGCATGTGCAAGCCCCGTAAAAGAGAAACTCATGATTCCGGGGGCGGCGCACGCGATGTCGGCCTCGACCGATCCCAAACGCTACTGGAAAACCGTGACGACGTTCGTCCGTGAAACGTTCCGGCTCTCCAAGCCCAAAGGTGTGTCGGGATATATCGTTTTTAACTGATAGCACAATCGCGGATTGATAAAATATTGAAATTTAAATCGAGCAAAGTTCATCCGGGCGTACTGAGATTCCCACGATGCGGCTGTTTTCGAGTTTCTTTTTTGCAACGCGCCTGAGCCCAGAAATGCTTGGTGACACATAGTCTGCCTTACGCTACCGTAAGGTGACGAAACGTGGCAAATCCTATAGAATTGGCTTCATTGCTTGAAACAACGCCACTATAGAAGGTCGAGGAGTGCATACGTGTCAGTCATCAACTCACTGAAAAAAGAAACACTGAAGCTGAGCCAGAAGGCCTTCCATTTAGGGAACGGTTTCGAACACCCGGTCAATACGGAGGATCCGGAGACTCCGGATTTCAACGACGATCGCCATCTCGCCACCATCAAGCCCGTCGACTTCTCGACGTTGCCACATAGCCACGAATGGGGTCCCGGCTACCCCACCAAGCTTTTTGTCGACGAGAAGACCGGTCTTCTGACCGTCACCACCCCCGGAAATCCTCCTATCGATGACGATATGTCGATTTATGACCTGTATGTCGAACGGGCGGAACGCATGGGCGACGACCCGCTATACACCTTCAAGGTCGATAACAAATGGGTCACCAAAACCGCCAACGAATTCCTTGAGGATGTCCGCAGCGTGGCCAAAGGCCTGATGCATTACGGAATCGACAAAGGCGACGGCGTTTCATTTATGTCCCACACCTCCTACGAATGGGACGTCGTGGACGCGGCCGTGATGGCCGTGGGAGGCGTGCTCGCCACCATCTACGACACCGACTCCGCCGAGCAGATCCGCAACATCGTCAACAATTCCGATTCCCGTCTGCTCATTGTCGAGACCAACGAGATGCGCGAGAAGGCCGACGGATCCGTCGAGGACTGCCCGACACTCGAAAAGATCTACACGCTTGAGGCGGGTGCGCTCGAGGAACTGCGCGACTACGGCAAGTCGGTCAGCGACGAAACGCTGGATGCCCGCATCGATTCGATCAAGAAGACCGACCTGTGCTCGATCGTCTACACTTCCGGTTCCACCGCCGCACCCAAGGGCGTCGAAATGACGCACGAACACTACTGCACGACAGCACTCAACCTGCGCGACTATATGCCGAAACTCTTGAAGCAGAAAGGCAAGTCCGTCCTGCTTTTCCTGCCGCAGGCACATACCTTCGCGCGCGCAGTCAACTATATCGTGGTTGCCAGCGACCTACGCATCTACATTGCCAGCGGCATCAAGACATTGATCAGCGACCTGCAGGTTTCGAAGCCCATTGTTACCATTCTCGTGCCGCGAGTATGGGAGAAAGTCTACAACGCCGCCTCGCAGAAGGCCGGAAACGGCCCCAAGGGCGTGGCATTCGCCGCAGCCGTGGTGGCAGCCCAGGAATACGAAAAAGAAATGAGCGAGAACGGCAAGGCCAGCTTCGCCACCCGCGCACGTCGTGCGGCCTTCGACCCGATCGTCTACAAATCCCTGCGTGAGGTGCTCGGCGGACATGCCGAATGGTTCGTCGCCGGCGGCGCACCGCTCGATCCGGAACTGCTCGCCTTCTTCCGCGGTGCCGACATACCGGCTTACGAAGGCTACGGCCTGACCGAAACCACTGCGCCTTGTGCGTTCAATCCTAAGGGAACGCCGTTCCACGAAGGTTCGGTCGGCGTGCCCTACCCCGGTTTTTCCATTCGTCTTGCCGAAGACGGCGAGATTCAGGTCAAGGGTACCTGCGTCTTCCACCGTTATCACAAGAACGACGAAGCCACCGAACTCGCTTTCACCCCCGATGGCTGGTACGCCACCGGCGATCTCGGCCGCTTGAGTGACGACGGATTCCTGTACATCACTGGCCGCAAGAAAGACCTGATCATCACCGCCGGCGGCAAGAACGTCGCCCCTGGCCCGATCGAAGAGATTATCCAGCGCTGCCCGTTCGTCTCGCAGGCACTGGTGCTCGGCGACAAACGTCCGTTCATCTCAGCGCTTATCACTTTGGACGAGCCTTCGTTGCGCCAGTGGCTCGACGCCGCCGGACTCGACCAGGATATGCCGATGGAGGAAGCCTGCAAGAACGCCGTGGTCCGCGCCGAAGTGCAGAAGTGGGTCGACAAGGCCAATGAAGGCGTATCCCGCGCCGAATCCGTGCGCAAGTTCATCCTCCTGCCTGAAGAGTTCAGCCAAGAGAACGGCATGCTGACCGCGTCGATGAAGGTCAAGCGTCCTGTGGTCATCAAACACTACGCCGAACTGCTCAACACGCAGATGTACACCAAGAAGAAGTAAGGTCCATTGACAGTCTAAGGCCGGATGGGTTGGAATGATTTCCTTCCCACCCGGCCTTTTAAATGCGATTATCTGAATTTGCTATTACTTGCTATATGCGATGCCAATTGATTTTGTTGATGCCGTGTTCATCGTTGTAACGGTCAAGTTTTTCGTGCTGTTTTGTCTTCATACGATCAATATCATCACCGAATGTTTCTTCCGTCATCTTCTTCATTTCAGCGCTTTTATGAAGTTGGCTCTCTTTTTCGGTCATACCGGGTTCTGGCTTTACCATATTCGACCGTACACCCATGAAAGCGTCAAAAAGCGTTGCAACGATGACGATGACATACCAATAGCCTTGGTGATTGACCAGATAGGCGGTAACCAGCAGAACAACGCAATATATCAGGGTTCTGGCTATCACCATACCCCAATTATGAGAAGCCCAGGTACGTTCACGTTTCGACACCGCTGTCTGCAAAGCAGCTTCGGGAATGCAAGCAATAAGACCACCTACGATGGTGACTTCCAGCATGTCAGAAACAGGCATATCAAGATGCAGCAACAAGCTTAACAACCAAGTCAAAACAGTGGCTACCACGACTTCGATCATATTGATGGTAGCCACACCCGTCAGCTGATATTTAAACGGAATATAGTCCCAAGTACTTCGGTCATTGGGATCGTAAGCAGGTTCGTTTTCAGTCGCTTCGCCATCCCCTGCGGGATCAACCTTCTCGTTCTTTTGTGTCATGTCGTAAGCCCCTTCGCTAGCAATGACATTTCAACGATTCTATTCTATTGGCAATCGAATAGCTCAAACACTACCATAAAAAAAACTTTGCTCAACAGACATTCCCGCACACTTGTTGAGTTCGATTACCGCGACTGTTCGATTTTGGCACCACCTTTTGCGAGTTATATTGAATGCACACCTTTTTCTCGTTAATGGTCTGGAAGTGAAACCCAGATATCCCTCAAGTTTCATTGGACCGGTCTTTCGCGCTTTTCAACCTACCAGCAAATCTTGGAGAATCATAAAACCTTGAAATCTTGAAAATCTTGATATCAAGGTTTTCGGTTTGACTTGTTATTGATGCTATATTGGGCGTTACAGGTTGAAATACATATTTTGCAAGAGCATGGAAGGAGGCAGTGAGATGAGTTACTTATCCGAGGGAGGACATCTGGTCATTGACGATAGCAACATCGACGCCTTCATCGCCTTGGACCAGTCCGACGAGAAATTCCCCATCGGTAAGGACTTCCATTCGCATCTGGTCACCTTTGAAGAATTCCAAAAATGGTTGCATGAAGATCAACCAGATTCCTCGGCCAAGTCTGACAAGGCGGAGGAAAAGCAATGATTAGCTACCAGCTCATGCCTTATCAAGAACTTCTCAGAGTTTGTAAAGAGTCTCCCGATAACAAGGATGCGCTTGAAACGCTCAATGCTTTGATGCGGTTTGAGTGCAGCCGGTCTCAATCCGTTCAATCCTTTGTTGCAAACAAAGTGGAAGCCATCGAGGAATCGAACGAAGGTCGCACCTACTTGCTGGTTTGCAAGGAACCTGACGGAAGCGTCGAAGTGGCGGGATTTTTCGAGCTGTGTCTGACCAGCATCGATTTCGGCAAGATGTCAGGCAAGAAACAGAAGCAGTTCAAAGGACCATATACACACCTACGCGACAACCACGCCGGCGGCTACTGCATCGGCGAGCTCGGTAGATCCGACAAATACAGCAAGAGTGAGCTGCCCGGCAAGGTTATTCTCAAAGAAGCACGTTCTCTGATTGGTTGCTCTCAAAACGTGGTCGGCGGACGCTACGCGTTGATTGACGCTAGACGTGAGGTCTTCGAGAATCTCTATCGTTCAGCCGGTTTTAAAGAGGTCGCCACCACCAACGTTCCCACCGAAGGCGACATGGACATTGTCGTTGGCGTCGCCAAAATATCCACATGGGAATAAACTGAAGTTTTATGCTTTTATAAAGCGCTGAATTAATTGATGTTGAATAAATTTACATACAAGTTGCATCCTAATAATTAGGCATTGTATGATATTTGCATTCGCTTGTTATTGATGACAGACAAATTACTGAGAAGAATTATTGCAGTGCAGCAGAAAAGAGAAGACTCATGAGCGCGGATTCTATGGACAGAAACAACCATTCGGACAGCACAGTCAGCGAAAAACCAAGTCGTCTCAAAACAACGCTCATTTCAGTCACCGTCGCCGTATTGACTACCACCACATTACTGAGTGCATGCGGCGGAACGCAAGGCTCCAGCAGTAGTTCCACATCAAGCGGCCAATCATCTTCAGAATCAGCACCCAAAAATGAATCAAATAATAATCAGGACAAAGAAAACAATGGAGAGAAAGGGCTATCGACCAGCCAAGTTGCTAAAGATCTAGGATATAAAACAGTTGGCGAGGCTGGTATTCAAGATCGCAAAGACTTTGATGATTACATAAGTAAACATGTAGTAGACATGGGTTACATAGGTTGCACAGTCGATAGCAACTATGAAGTAAGTCATGATGGAATCATGACTGATTGCAGCTTTAATGGTAAAAAGCATAGTGGAAATGTTTCTATAACCACTAACGCAAAGTCTAATCAATTTAACCTATACTATTATACTTTTGCAAATGACAGCAAAGAATACGAAACAAAATCTAACTATATTCCTACGGCGGACGAAGCAGAAAAAATTATAATAGAAAAAATCCTAAATTAAATAAATTTCCTTTTACCATCCCATTTATATTTTGCAAAAAAGATTATTTAGCAGTACTTAGACCTATTACCAATAGGATAATCTCCAGTAGACAGATTAACTATTCAACGAATATCCAATTTAAAACAATTACCTCATTGATTGTTATACTTATCTGAGCTGTTTTCGGGCGAATGTTTTATAGTAGTTCTTCTTGAATTCACGCCACTTGCCGAACACCAATAACTCAGAATTCGTAGGCGTGTTCGTTTCATAGTGCAACTTGGAAAGCTGCAAACAACATGCCAAATCGGCTACCTGAGCCAAGCGATACTGCTGATAATTCGCTGCTGCAACGTGTCGATGATCAACGTTGGGGATGAGCGAGTCCAGTTGCGAAATAATCTTGGCAAGCTGCTTTTGACCATCATCATAATAAATGACTGTTGAATCAAAACCTCGGAATAATTGCTGATTTTCAACGACAAAATCTGTTATCGCAATAGAAATAGCCTTGGCAAGGCTGTCAGGCGTTCTGCACATCCTGCGTTCAAAAACGAACATTCGATACTTAAGGTTGCAATTTTTCGCAAACAAATATAACCGGGACAACAAAAGTCGACGTTCTTGCACCGAAAGATCAAAGTATTCATCTTCATGTCTTACCAGTGGACGCGTATGAATGGAACCTGTCCGAAGATTGTCATGTTGAAGCTGCTCATCGAGACTGGCAAGATTTGCCTCTATACTGTTGTCCTGATTGTGAAGCACCATCGCAACGATGTAATAAGGCGTACGTGAATCGTAGGCACCGAAATCTCCAGACTCATCAATGAAGATACTCAGCGCTCCCATGCGTTCCCCTTGCGAGAAAAGAAATGGCGGGGATCCCCCCCGCCGATTCGTAGAACCCGAAAGCTCTTTAATTAGAATAACACATACTTTAGAAAAATCAAATAACTAGTTTCAAAAACCTAGACGCTCCAATTGCTTGGGGTCGGACTGCCAGCCTTTGGCGACCTTGACGTGGAGGTCGAGCTTGGACTTTTGGCCTACGATGCGATTGACTGCGGTGCGCAGGCGCTTCTTGACTTGGACCAGGTGCTCGGCGCGGTGACCGATGATAATGGGTTTTTGGGAGTCGCGCTCGACGTAGATGGAGACCATGACGTGTGCCTTGCCGTCTTCGGTCTCGGGATTGTCGGATTCGCCGGGGCGGTCGATGGAGTCCACGACCACAGCCAACGAATGCGGCAGCTCGTCGTCCAGTTCTTCGAGGAACGCGCCGCGCACCAACTCGGCGATGGTGTCCTCCGGCTTTTCCTCGGTGATCTGGTCATCAGGATACATCTGCGGGCCTTCAGGCATGTTCTCGATGAGCACGCGCTTGACCTCGGCCACATTGTCGCGTTCCAAAGCGCTGACCGGCACCACATCGGTGAAGTCGGCGAATTGGCTGATTTCGATGAGCTTGGCCATCAGCTCCTGACGGTTGAGCTCGTCAATTTTGGTGACGATGGCGATCAGCGGCACTTTCCAAACAAACTTGCCGTGCTCATGGTCACTTTCCTGCTTGGTGTTTTGAGAACCGTTGCCGTTTTTGTTGTTATTGTTTTTCTTGCCGTTTTCATCGCCGTCAACCTTGCGTGCAAACTCACTGCGCAGACGGCTCAGGATACGCTTGTCCCCCGGCCCGATCTCCTGATCGGCAGGCAGCAGGAACGCAATCTCGTCCACATCACTCAACGATTCGTCAACTACGTCGTTCAGACGCTGACCGAGCAACGTGCGCGGGCGATGAATACCGGGAGTATCAACCAGCACGAGCTGGGCGTTATCAGTGGTCAAGATGCCACGAATAGCCTTACGTGTGGTTTCCGGACGAGAAGAGGCGATGGCAACCTGCGTGCCAATCAGCGAATTGATCAGCGTGGACTTGCCGACGTTTGGACGCCCGACAACCGCCACGAAGCCGGAACGATAAGGTTCTTTGCTTCCGCTCTGTTGTTCGTTGTTGTTGCTATCAGTCATGCTTTTCGTTTTCCTTTACGTCCTGGTTCATATCTCGATTAATTTCTTTGTCATCGTCTTCATCCTGCTTTTCATCCATATCAAGCGTTGCAGGCTCGACCTCGATGGTGGAGACCTTCTTGCGACGGCCGGCAGAATCGACAGCGGTGAGGCGCAAGCCTCGTGTCACCGCGCTCATGCCGACAATCGGCACACGACCGAGCAGCTTGGTCAAGAGACCGTAGACAGTGTCCACGTCGTCCTCGTCAATATCGACTTCGAACAGTTCCTCAAGGTCTGCAATGGGCGTGCGGGCGGGCATCTGCCACTTGTGGTCGCCGATTTTCTTGGGTTCGGTGTGCTGGATGCGGTCGTGCTCGTCCTCCAATTCGCCGACAATCTGCTCGATCGCGTCTTCAATGGTCACCAGTCCGGCGATGCCGCCATATTCGTCAACGACAACGGCCACATGCTGGCGCGTGCGCTGCATTTCATGGAAGAGATCATCGACCGGCTTGGATTCCGGGACCAACATCGGCTGGCGGCAGATGGACTTGACCTCACGGTTGCGAGCCTCAGGATTGAAGGCCGTGGCACGCACGGCGTCCTTCAAGTAGGCCATGCCGACCAAATCATCGACATCCTCACCGATAATCGGGATACGTGAGAAACCGGATCGTGAACAAAGCTGCAAGAAGCGCTCAAGCGTCGAATCCGATTCGACGCAGATCATATCGGTGCGAGGCACCATGATCTCACGGGTCAACGTGTCGGAAAGCATCAGCACATTGCGCAGCATTTCCGCCACTTCGGGGTCGAAATCATCGGTTTCGACCAACCGGTCGATGGTCGCACGTCCCTGCTCACGCTGGATCTTCTCCAGTTCCTCATCGTCGGAAAGCTCGTCTTCCTTGTCGCGACGACGCTGCTCCTTGCCTTCCCCGGCCTTTGCGAATGGTGTCAGGACAACCGCCAGCGAAATAACGCCAGAGAACCGCATCATCACGTCAAGAGGTTTGGAGGCACCGGCGGAACGCGGACGAAGCAGAACGGATACCACCGCGACAATCAGTGCGAAAATCACGCCCGTGACCAAGGCGACCCAGACTGGTTCGGAAAGCAACATAACAATAATCGCGACCAGAACCCCGTCAAACACATTGCAGAAGATGCGGAAGAACGCACAGGAACCGGCCGTGGCGTAGCGGTCGACGATAAGCCGCTGGACCTTGTGGACCTTACGAATCTGCTTGGCCTGTACGAATTTGCCGAGATCCTCGTCATCCGTTTGGATTTCGATGATGCGGTTGTTGAGGCTGGCCTTGGTGACGCGCGAGACCGCGGATTCGCTCGATGCCATCATCATCGAAAGCCACACCAAAAGCGCCGCGACGATGACGAGCACAACCACGGTAGCAATGGTCAGGGTATCCATATTCTGCGTGCTTTCCTATTCCTCAATGCGATTTGCCGGTTCGTTGTGACAGTTGTTGTATTCAGGTTTATCAAATCGTCGGTATTTCCGAGTTTATTCGCAAGGCAAGATAGCCGGTACATATTATCGATAGATTTCATCAAGATATAAAGCCCATTGACAAGGCCAACAAGAACAAACCAGAAACCCATCA is a window from the Bifidobacterium sp. ESL0745 genome containing:
- a CDS encoding CBS domain-containing protein produces the protein MDTLTIATVVVLVIVAALLVWLSMMMASSESAVSRVTKASLNNRIIEIQTDDEDLGKFVQAKQIRKVHKVQRLIVDRYATAGSCAFFRIFCNVFDGVLVAIIVMLLSEPVWVALVTGVIFALIVAVVSVLLRPRSAGASKPLDVMMRFSGVISLAVVLTPFAKAGEGKEQRRRDKEDELSDDEELEKIQREQGRATIDRLVETDDFDPEVAEMLRNVLMLSDTLTREIMVPRTDMICVESDSTLERFLQLCSRSGFSRIPIIGEDVDDLVGMAYLKDAVRATAFNPEARNREVKSICRQPMLVPESKPVDDLFHEMQRTRQHVAVVVDEYGGIAGLVTIEDAIEQIVGELEDEHDRIQHTEPKKIGDHKWQMPARTPIADLEELFEVDIDEDDVDTVYGLLTKLLGRVPIVGMSAVTRGLRLTAVDSAGRRKKVSTIEVEPATLDMDEKQDEDDDKEINRDMNQDVKENEKHD
- the era gene encoding GTPase Era, translating into MTDSNNNEQQSGSKEPYRSGFVAVVGRPNVGKSTLINSLIGTQVAIASSRPETTRKAIRGILTTDNAQLVLVDTPGIHRPRTLLGQRLNDVVDESLSDVDEIAFLLPADQEIGPGDKRILSRLRSEFARKVDGDENGKKNNNNKNGNGSQNTKQESDHEHGKFVWKVPLIAIVTKIDELNRQELMAKLIEISQFADFTDVVPVSALERDNVAEVKRVLIENMPEGPQMYPDDQITEEKPEDTIAELVRGAFLEELDDELPHSLAVVVDSIDRPGESDNPETEDGKAHVMVSIYVERDSQKPIIIGHRAEHLVQVKKRLRTAVNRIVGQKSKLDLHVKVAKGWQSDPKQLERLGF